From Variovorax sp. PMC12, the proteins below share one genomic window:
- a CDS encoding acyl-CoA thioesterase has translation MTTDSATASRLVDELVALMQLEPLGGDRFRARSEDIGTPAVFGGQVLGQSLMAASLTVGAERPVHSMHAYFLLPGEHAPIEYSVDRVRDGRSFTTRHVVARQQERIIFEMSASFQTVDEGVEHQFDMPAVAGPEGLASELDQRIALGDRLPEPWRSKAIQPHGIEYRRVDPEDLMAPLPRPASAQSAIWMRAIAPLPDDPMVHRALLAYASDHGLLRAAMLPHGLSFMSGQVRPASLDHAMWFHRDFRMDDWLLYVLDSPSAGGARGLCRGSLYARDGRLVASAAQEGMLRIRKPWTATTRP, from the coding sequence ATGACCACCGACTCCGCCACCGCCTCCCGCCTCGTCGACGAACTCGTCGCGCTCATGCAGCTCGAACCCCTGGGCGGCGACCGCTTCCGGGCCCGGAGCGAGGACATCGGCACCCCCGCCGTCTTCGGCGGCCAGGTGCTCGGCCAGTCGCTCATGGCCGCCAGCCTCACGGTCGGCGCCGAGCGCCCGGTGCATTCCATGCACGCCTACTTCCTGCTGCCGGGCGAGCATGCGCCCATCGAATACAGCGTGGACCGCGTGCGCGACGGCCGCAGCTTCACCACCCGCCACGTGGTGGCGCGCCAGCAGGAACGCATCATTTTCGAGATGTCGGCCTCGTTCCAGACCGTGGACGAGGGCGTCGAGCACCAGTTCGACATGCCCGCCGTGGCCGGCCCCGAAGGCCTCGCCAGCGAGCTCGACCAGCGCATCGCCCTCGGCGACCGCCTGCCCGAGCCATGGCGCAGCAAGGCGATCCAGCCGCACGGCATCGAGTACCGCCGCGTCGACCCCGAGGACCTGATGGCGCCGCTGCCGCGTCCGGCCTCGGCGCAAAGCGCGATCTGGATGCGCGCCATCGCGCCGCTGCCCGACGACCCGATGGTCCACCGCGCACTGCTGGCCTACGCCTCCGACCACGGCCTGCTGCGCGCCGCGATGCTGCCGCACGGCCTGAGCTTCATGAGCGGCCAGGTGCGCCCCGCCAGCCTGGACCACGCGATGTGGTTCCACCGCGATTTCCGCATGGACGACTGGCTGCTGTACGTGCTCGACTCGCCCAGCGCCGGCGGCGCGCGCGGCCTGTGCCGCGGCAGCCTCTATGCGCGCGACGGCCGCCTCGTGGCCTCGGCCGCGCAGGAAGGCATGCTGCGCATCAGGAAGCCGTGGACGGCGACGACTCGCCCGTGA
- a CDS encoding FAD-dependent oxidoreductase, with translation MTTVQTLHEPARELPVFGEYDVVVVGGGPAGIAAAVSAARHGASTLLVERYGFLGGMGTAGGVTNFAGLYGKRKGEMTQLVRGVVDELIERIAGLNGMNQPQNGMGGRICVRSYDTSAYKLAADQLLEAAGVKLLFHAYAAAVIRDGSRIAALVVETKSGRQAIRANAFIDASGDADVAAFAGVPFEVGDGHGSGLFPTTMFRIGQVDAPAALEAVGEFKAINDFMARAEQQKPGVYKFPREGAILRPNKDPREWRANVTQIRNAQGRAMNGVDARELTEGELEGRRQISEYFRFLKAEVPGFAQSAIVEIAPQVGIRETRRIQGLYALGREDILSSAKFDDNIGLNAWPMEMHADGRIEWAFPRDEDNAYNHLPWRMLVPQAVDNLLVAGRCASMTHEGQSAARASGGCFVMGQAAGTAAASLGGGSFAKVDVPALQQKLLADGVDLDR, from the coding sequence ATGACGACAGTCCAGACCTTGCACGAACCGGCGCGCGAGCTGCCGGTCTTCGGCGAATACGACGTGGTGGTGGTCGGCGGCGGCCCCGCCGGCATCGCCGCCGCCGTGAGCGCGGCGCGCCACGGCGCCAGCACGCTGCTGGTGGAGCGCTACGGCTTCCTCGGCGGCATGGGCACGGCCGGCGGCGTCACCAACTTCGCGGGCCTGTACGGCAAGCGCAAGGGCGAGATGACCCAGCTGGTGCGCGGCGTGGTCGACGAGCTGATCGAGCGCATCGCCGGGCTCAACGGCATGAACCAGCCGCAGAACGGCATGGGCGGGCGCATCTGCGTGCGCTCTTACGACACCTCGGCCTACAAACTGGCCGCCGACCAGCTGCTCGAAGCGGCCGGCGTGAAGCTGCTGTTCCATGCGTATGCGGCCGCGGTGATCCGCGACGGCAGCCGCATCGCGGCGCTGGTGGTCGAGACCAAGTCGGGCCGCCAGGCCATCCGCGCCAACGCCTTCATCGACGCCAGCGGGGACGCCGACGTGGCCGCCTTCGCGGGCGTGCCTTTCGAGGTGGGCGACGGCCACGGCAGCGGGCTGTTCCCGACCACCATGTTCCGCATCGGCCAGGTCGACGCGCCGGCCGCGCTGGAGGCGGTGGGCGAGTTCAAGGCCATCAACGATTTCATGGCGCGCGCCGAGCAGCAGAAGCCGGGTGTCTACAAGTTCCCGCGCGAAGGCGCCATCCTGCGGCCCAACAAGGACCCGCGCGAATGGCGCGCCAACGTCACGCAGATCCGCAACGCCCAGGGCCGCGCGATGAACGGCGTGGACGCGCGCGAGCTGACCGAAGGCGAACTCGAAGGCCGCCGCCAGATCAGCGAGTACTTCAGGTTCCTGAAGGCCGAGGTGCCGGGCTTCGCGCAGTCGGCCATCGTGGAGATCGCGCCGCAGGTCGGCATCCGCGAGACGCGGCGCATCCAGGGCCTCTATGCGCTCGGGCGCGAGGACATCCTTTCTTCGGCCAAGTTCGACGACAACATCGGCCTGAATGCCTGGCCGATGGAAATGCACGCCGACGGCCGCATCGAGTGGGCCTTCCCGCGCGACGAAGACAACGCCTACAACCACCTGCCGTGGCGCATGCTGGTGCCGCAGGCGGTCGACAACCTGCTGGTGGCCGGCCGCTGCGCATCGATGACGCACGAAGGCCAGTCGGCCGCGCGCGCGAGCGGGGGCTGCTTCGTCATGGGGCAGGCGGCGGGCACCGCTGCGGCCTCGCTGGGCGGCGGCAGCTTCGCGAAGGTGGACGTTCCCGCGCTGCAGCAAAAGCTGCTCGCCGACGGCGTCGACCTCGACCGCTGA
- a CDS encoding Bug family tripartite tricarboxylate transporter substrate binding protein encodes MSVTKRALLIACGLAAAAALPMTAGAQNAAWPNKPIRLLVGFPGGSTPDIAARTIAEPLSKALGQPIVVDNKAGASGNIAADQVAKATDDHTLGIVINGNLTSSKMLYAKLPYDPVKDFTYLSLIATAPLVLVAQNNLPSGAAFFDAGRKAGDKWNYGSVGIGSVGHLGMELLKTRVPGFKPEHVPYQGNPQVITAMLGDQVQMGLIPPGVAMPQIKAGKLKAIGLTGGRSALVPEIPPLSEAGVKDFNLEVWVALLGPANLSKAAQARISRELEVVMKDPDVRRKLFEQGWQAVGTSPDGMRTRVNEEAAIMTKIISARGIKLQ; translated from the coding sequence ATGTCCGTCACCAAGAGAGCCCTCCTGATTGCCTGCGGCCTGGCCGCCGCCGCCGCGCTGCCGATGACCGCCGGCGCGCAGAACGCCGCCTGGCCGAACAAGCCGATCCGCCTGCTCGTGGGCTTCCCCGGCGGCTCCACGCCCGACATCGCCGCGCGCACCATCGCCGAGCCGCTGTCCAAGGCGCTGGGCCAGCCGATCGTGGTGGACAACAAGGCGGGCGCATCGGGCAACATCGCGGCCGACCAAGTGGCCAAGGCCACCGACGACCACACGCTGGGCATCGTCATCAACGGCAACCTCACGTCGTCGAAGATGCTGTACGCCAAGCTGCCGTACGACCCGGTCAAGGACTTCACCTACCTGTCGCTGATCGCGACCGCGCCGCTGGTGCTGGTGGCGCAGAACAACCTGCCCTCGGGCGCCGCCTTCTTCGACGCGGGCCGCAAGGCCGGCGACAAGTGGAACTACGGCTCGGTGGGCATCGGCTCTGTCGGCCACCTGGGCATGGAGCTGCTCAAGACCCGCGTGCCCGGCTTCAAGCCCGAGCACGTGCCCTACCAGGGCAACCCGCAGGTCATCACCGCCATGCTGGGCGACCAGGTGCAGATGGGCCTGATCCCGCCGGGCGTGGCCATGCCGCAGATCAAGGCCGGCAAGCTCAAAGCCATCGGCCTCACGGGCGGACGCAGCGCGCTGGTGCCCGAGATCCCGCCGCTGTCGGAGGCCGGCGTGAAGGACTTCAACCTCGAAGTCTGGGTGGCGCTGCTGGGCCCAGCCAACCTGTCGAAGGCGGCGCAGGCGCGCATCAGCCGCGAACTCGAAGTGGTCATGAAGGACCCGGACGTGCGCCGCAAGCTCTTCGAGCAAGGCTGGCAGGCCGTGGGCACCTCGCCGGACGGCATGCGCACGCGCGTGAACGAAGAGGCGGCCATCATGACGAAGATCATTTCCGCACGCGGCATCAAGCTCCAGTGA
- a CDS encoding Bug family tripartite tricarboxylate transporter substrate binding protein: protein MNFPRALLTGILAVTGATATTAALAQAGDFPNKPVTLVTPFAAGSGPDAVLRLVSDKLSRLWNQRVLIDNKPGGGGFIAIDQARRAAPDGYTLLQLDSEHIAALPHLYKSKNFVTLQHFDPVASLFRTPFFVAVGTDPKWKNMGDLIAAAKAEPDAIVYGSWGVGSPGHLGAQQLEALTGIRMRHAPYREVSQLYSNVGTGEVPWAFASIPSSQGIYKAGKLRYLAVAAPRRIPQMPDVPTMAEAGGPASLEVNSFVSLLAPKGVPAAVKAKINADVAKVIADPEIRARFDTFAFEPLAWSPEEIERNAEAKSKVYGELVRRGNISLD from the coding sequence ATGAACTTCCCGCGCGCACTGCTGACCGGCATCCTTGCCGTGACCGGCGCCACCGCCACCACCGCCGCGCTGGCGCAGGCCGGCGATTTTCCGAACAAACCCGTGACGCTGGTCACGCCCTTCGCGGCCGGCAGCGGCCCCGACGCGGTGCTGCGCCTGGTGTCCGACAAGCTCTCGCGCCTGTGGAACCAGCGCGTGCTGATCGACAACAAGCCCGGCGGCGGCGGCTTCATCGCCATCGACCAGGCCCGCCGCGCCGCGCCCGACGGCTACACGCTGCTGCAGCTCGACAGCGAGCACATCGCCGCGCTGCCGCACCTGTACAAGTCGAAGAACTTCGTGACGCTGCAGCACTTCGACCCGGTGGCCTCGCTGTTTCGCACGCCTTTCTTCGTGGCGGTGGGCACCGACCCGAAGTGGAAGAACATGGGCGACCTGATCGCCGCCGCCAAGGCCGAGCCGGACGCCATCGTCTATGGCTCGTGGGGCGTCGGCAGCCCGGGCCACCTGGGCGCGCAGCAGCTCGAGGCGCTCACCGGCATCCGCATGCGCCACGCGCCGTACCGCGAGGTGTCGCAGCTGTATTCCAACGTGGGCACCGGCGAAGTGCCGTGGGCCTTCGCGAGCATTCCGTCGAGCCAGGGCATCTACAAGGCCGGCAAGCTGCGCTACCTGGCCGTCGCGGCGCCACGGCGCATTCCGCAGATGCCCGACGTGCCGACCATGGCCGAGGCCGGCGGCCCGGCCTCGCTGGAGGTCAATTCCTTCGTGTCGCTGCTCGCGCCAAAGGGCGTGCCGGCGGCCGTGAAGGCGAAGATCAACGCCGACGTGGCCAAGGTCATCGCCGACCCCGAGATCCGTGCCCGCTTCGACACCTTCGCCTTCGAGCCGCTGGCCTGGTCGCCCGAGGAAATCGAGCGCAACGCCGAGGCCAAGTCGAAGGTGTATGGCGAGCTGGTGCGCAGGGGCAACATCAGCCTCGATTAG
- a CDS encoding 3-hydroxybenzoate 6-monooxygenase, whose amino-acid sequence MTLSKNPPSVLLVGGGIGGMAAALALARLGVSIDLLEQSAAIGEIGAGLQLGPNAFAALDALGVGEAVRRGSVFTDRLVMMDAVDCGEVASVPVGEAFRARFRNPYAVSHRADLHGAIHEAVKQHPLIRFHTSAQVEALDIGAQGVAAVTTDGRRFKADAIVGCDGVKSVVRARLIGDAPRVSGHVVYRAVVPAADMPADLCWNAPVVWAGPDCHLVHYPLRHGEQYNLVVTFHSREQEQWGVTDGSKEEVLSYFEGVHARPRQLLDRPTSWRRWSTADRDPVERWSDGPATLLGDAAHPMMQYLAQGACMALEDAVTLGEAVKACDFDMAAAFKLYEAARVARTARVVLSVREMGRIYHAKGVERLVRNSLWTGRTPERFYDAVEWLYAWRPEHCLDDAPRALSPR is encoded by the coding sequence ATGACCCTTTCGAAGAACCCCCCCTCCGTGCTGCTGGTCGGCGGCGGCATCGGCGGCATGGCCGCGGCGCTGGCGCTGGCGCGCCTTGGCGTGTCCATCGACCTGCTGGAGCAGAGCGCCGCCATCGGCGAGATCGGCGCCGGCCTGCAGCTCGGCCCCAACGCCTTCGCCGCGCTCGACGCGCTGGGCGTGGGCGAGGCGGTGCGCCGCGGCTCGGTGTTCACCGACCGGCTGGTGATGATGGACGCCGTCGATTGCGGCGAAGTGGCCTCGGTGCCGGTGGGCGAAGCCTTCCGCGCGCGCTTCCGGAACCCGTATGCGGTGAGCCACCGCGCCGACCTGCACGGCGCCATCCACGAGGCGGTGAAGCAGCATCCGCTGATCCGCTTCCACACCTCGGCGCAGGTCGAGGCGCTCGACATCGGCGCCCAGGGCGTGGCCGCCGTCACCACCGACGGCCGCCGCTTCAAGGCCGACGCCATCGTCGGCTGCGACGGCGTGAAGTCGGTGGTGCGCGCCAGGCTCATCGGCGACGCGCCGCGCGTGTCTGGCCACGTGGTCTACCGCGCGGTGGTGCCGGCCGCCGACATGCCGGCCGACCTGTGCTGGAACGCGCCGGTGGTGTGGGCCGGCCCCGACTGCCACCTGGTGCACTACCCGCTGCGCCACGGCGAGCAATACAACCTGGTCGTCACCTTCCACAGCCGCGAGCAGGAACAGTGGGGCGTGACCGACGGCAGCAAGGAGGAAGTGCTGTCGTACTTCGAGGGCGTGCACGCGCGCCCGCGCCAGCTGCTCGACCGCCCGACCTCGTGGCGCCGCTGGAGCACCGCCGACCGCGACCCGGTCGAGCGCTGGAGCGACGGCCCGGCCACGCTGCTGGGCGACGCGGCGCACCCCATGATGCAGTACCTCGCGCAGGGCGCCTGCATGGCGCTCGAAGACGCGGTGACGCTGGGCGAGGCCGTGAAAGCCTGCGATTTCGACATGGCCGCCGCGTTCAAGCTGTACGAGGCCGCGCGCGTCGCCCGCACCGCGCGCGTGGTGCTGTCGGTGCGCGAGATGGGCCGCATCTATCACGCCAAGGGCGTGGAGCGGCTGGTGCGCAACAGCCTCTGGACCGGCCGCACGCCCGAACGCTTCTACGATGCGGTCGAGTGGCTCTATGCATGGCGGCCCGAGCACTGCCTGGACGACGCGCCCCGGGCGCTTTCGCCGCGCTGA
- a CDS encoding fumarylacetoacetate hydrolase family protein — MSFVFTPPSVVGLPIVDSDKLFPVRRVYCVGRNYAAHAREMGFDPDREPPFFFCKPNDDASVVPVAAGATGSIPYPPLTSNYHYEAELVVAIGKGGKDIKVEDAASHIHSYAVGLDMTRRDLQMKMREQGRPWEIGKAFDFSAPIAPLRTLADVGEINAGAITLEVDGQVRQNSDITHLIWSVNEVIANLSTLFTLQPGDLIFTGTPEGVGAVKAGQTIKVSIERLPSLTVRID; from the coding sequence ATGTCCTTCGTTTTCACGCCTCCTTCCGTCGTCGGCCTGCCCATCGTGGATTCCGACAAGCTGTTCCCCGTGCGCCGCGTGTACTGCGTCGGCCGCAACTACGCGGCCCATGCGCGCGAGATGGGCTTCGACCCCGACCGCGAACCGCCGTTCTTCTTCTGCAAGCCGAATGACGACGCCTCGGTGGTGCCCGTGGCCGCGGGCGCGACCGGCAGCATTCCGTACCCGCCGCTCACCAGCAACTACCACTACGAAGCCGAACTGGTCGTGGCCATCGGCAAGGGCGGCAAGGACATCAAGGTCGAAGACGCCGCCAGCCACATCCACAGCTATGCCGTGGGCCTGGACATGACCCGCCGCGACCTGCAGATGAAGATGCGCGAGCAGGGCCGCCCCTGGGAAATCGGCAAGGCGTTCGACTTCTCCGCGCCCATCGCGCCGCTGCGCACGCTGGCCGACGTGGGCGAGATCAACGCCGGCGCCATCACCCTCGAAGTCGACGGCCAGGTGCGCCAGAACAGCGACATCACGCACCTGATCTGGTCGGTGAACGAGGTCATCGCCAACCTGTCGACGCTCTTCACGCTGCAGCCCGGCGACCTGATCTTCACCGGCACGCCCGAAGGCGTGGGCGCGGTGAAGGCCGGGCAGACCATCAAGGTGAGCATCGAGCGCCTGCCGTCTCTCACGGTCCGTATCGACTGA
- the gtdA gene encoding gentisate 1,2-dioxygenase, with the protein MKPVPSNAAERRDYYARIGPLHLTPLWESLHALVPREPQTPCVPALWRYDEIRPLLMESADLITAEEAVRRVLVLENPALPGNSSITQSLYAGLQLIMPGEVAPSHRHVQSALRFIVDGKGAYTTVGGERTTMYPGDFIITPSWAWHDHGNEGIGGSVEPVVWLDGLDIPMLRFFDAGFAENDDSKVQHVSRAEGNSLARFGHNMVPVRHDHVSATSPIFNYPYARSREALAMLQKQEAPDAWLGHKLRYVNPLTGGSPMPTISTNLQLCPKGFAGKTHRATDGAVYSVVEGHGTAEIAGQRFTFGPRDTFVVPSWAPLKLSSPSEDAVLFSFSDRPVQQAMGILREAFLEGC; encoded by the coding sequence ATGAAACCCGTTCCCTCCAACGCGGCAGAGCGCCGCGACTACTACGCCCGCATCGGCCCGCTGCATCTCACGCCGCTGTGGGAGTCGCTGCACGCGCTCGTGCCGCGCGAACCGCAGACGCCCTGCGTGCCCGCGCTGTGGCGCTACGACGAGATCCGCCCGCTGCTGATGGAGTCGGCCGACCTCATCACCGCCGAAGAGGCCGTGCGCCGCGTGCTGGTGCTCGAGAACCCGGCGCTGCCCGGCAACTCGTCGATCACGCAGTCGCTGTATGCCGGCCTGCAGCTCATCATGCCGGGCGAGGTGGCGCCTTCGCACCGCCATGTGCAGTCGGCGCTGCGCTTCATCGTCGACGGCAAGGGCGCCTACACCACGGTGGGCGGCGAGCGCACCACCATGTACCCCGGCGACTTCATCATCACGCCGTCGTGGGCCTGGCACGACCACGGCAACGAGGGCATCGGCGGCAGCGTGGAGCCGGTGGTGTGGCTCGACGGGCTCGACATTCCGATGCTGCGCTTCTTCGACGCGGGCTTCGCCGAGAACGACGATTCCAAGGTGCAGCACGTCTCGCGCGCGGAAGGCAACAGCCTCGCGCGCTTCGGCCACAACATGGTGCCGGTGCGCCACGACCATGTGTCGGCCACCTCGCCGATCTTCAACTACCCCTATGCGCGCAGCCGCGAGGCACTGGCCATGTTGCAGAAGCAGGAAGCGCCCGACGCGTGGCTGGGCCACAAGCTGCGCTACGTCAACCCGCTGACGGGCGGCTCGCCGATGCCGACCATCTCGACCAACCTGCAGCTTTGCCCCAAGGGCTTCGCGGGCAAGACCCACCGCGCCACGGACGGCGCGGTGTACAGCGTGGTCGAAGGCCACGGCACGGCCGAGATCGCCGGCCAGCGCTTCACGTTCGGCCCGCGCGACACCTTCGTGGTGCCTTCGTGGGCGCCGCTGAAGCTGTCGTCGCCGAGCGAAGACGCCGTGCTCTTCAGCTTCTCGGACCGCCCCGTGCAGCAGGCCATGGGCATCCTGCGCGAAGCCTTCCTCGAAGGATGTTGA
- a CDS encoding LysR family transcriptional regulator codes for MSRLDLEWLAVFDEVYKTGNVSKAAERLGMAQSAASTALNKLRAHFDDRLFTRTAQGMQPTPHAERIYPNLREALGQLAQAQGNRSSFDPAQAQRRFRICMTDISEVVLLPGLLDHLRHAAPGVHIETEIISTISGRRLQDGEVDLAVGFMPQLDAGFYQQTLFMQNFVCLAAQNHPRIGARLTRRRFEAEAHAVVSTSGTGHAIVDTTLARLGLRRNVVVRLSSFLSVARIVAHTELLVVVPRILGKVLATQEPVKLLEPPFSLPDYAVKQHWHERFHADPGNAWLRRTLAQLFSGA; via the coding sequence ATGTCCAGGCTCGATCTCGAATGGCTCGCCGTGTTCGACGAGGTCTACAAGACCGGCAACGTCTCCAAGGCGGCCGAGCGGCTGGGCATGGCGCAGTCGGCGGCCAGCACCGCGCTGAACAAGCTGCGCGCGCACTTCGACGACCGCCTCTTCACCCGCACCGCGCAGGGCATGCAGCCCACGCCGCATGCGGAGCGCATCTACCCGAACCTGCGCGAGGCGCTGGGCCAGCTGGCGCAGGCCCAGGGCAACCGCAGCAGCTTCGACCCCGCGCAGGCGCAGCGGCGCTTTCGCATCTGCATGACGGACATCAGCGAGGTGGTGCTGCTGCCAGGCCTGCTCGACCACCTGCGGCATGCGGCGCCGGGGGTGCACATCGAGACCGAGATCATCTCCACCATCAGCGGGCGCCGCCTGCAGGACGGCGAGGTCGACCTGGCCGTGGGCTTCATGCCCCAGCTGGACGCGGGCTTCTACCAGCAGACGCTGTTCATGCAGAACTTCGTGTGCCTGGCCGCGCAGAACCATCCGCGCATCGGCGCGCGGCTCACGCGCAGGCGCTTCGAGGCGGAGGCGCATGCGGTGGTGTCGACGTCGGGCACGGGGCACGCCATCGTCGACACCACGCTCGCGCGGCTGGGGCTCAGGCGCAACGTGGTGGTGCGGCTGTCGAGCTTCCTGAGCGTGGCGCGCATCGTGGCGCATACCGAGCTGCTGGTGGTGGTGCCGCGCATCCTGGGCAAGGTGCTGGCCACGCAGGAGCCGGTGAAGCTGCTGGAGCCGCCCTTCTCGCTGCCCGACTACGCGGTGAAGCAGCACTGGCACGAGCGCTTCCACGCCGACCCGGGCAACGCGTGGCTGCGGCGCACGCTGGCCCAGCTGTTCAGCGGCGCCTGA
- a CDS encoding acyl-CoA thioesterase translates to MSSITLRFLAEPNTVNFGGKVHGGTVMKWIDEAGYACATSWAKRYCVTAFIGSIRFHRPIMIGDLVEVEARLAYTGKTSMNISVEVRSGDMKGGAMEKTTECLIVFVSVDSHGRPLQVESFAPGTPGEMALAERAKAHLDASRAAGATP, encoded by the coding sequence ATGTCCTCGATCACCCTGCGCTTTCTTGCCGAGCCGAACACCGTCAACTTCGGCGGCAAGGTCCACGGCGGCACGGTCATGAAGTGGATCGACGAGGCCGGCTACGCCTGCGCGACCAGCTGGGCCAAGCGCTACTGCGTCACCGCCTTCATCGGCAGCATCCGCTTCCACCGGCCGATCATGATCGGCGACCTCGTCGAGGTGGAGGCCCGCCTGGCCTACACCGGCAAGACCAGCATGAACATCTCGGTCGAGGTGCGCAGCGGCGACATGAAGGGCGGCGCGATGGAGAAGACCACCGAGTGCCTGATCGTCTTCGTGTCGGTCGACTCGCACGGGCGGCCATTGCAGGTCGAGAGCTTCGCACCCGGCACCCCGGGCGAAATGGCGCTGGCCGAGCGCGCCAAGGCCCACCTGGACGCCAGCCGCGCCGCGGGCGCCACGCCCTGA
- a CDS encoding phasin family protein, which produces MASQDDNSKAADRIKDSAQQIWLAGLGAFAKMQQEGSKAFEALVKDGAGMQKKTQQAAEETLAQAQQRMAGFASEFGTKAAGQWGKLENIFEERVARALEKLGTPSAADMAALQARVEALEAQLKKQAAATAAPRKAAARKTAAPAAKKTTLRRSKAG; this is translated from the coding sequence ATGGCCTCCCAGGACGACAACAGCAAAGCCGCCGACCGCATCAAGGACTCCGCCCAGCAGATCTGGCTGGCCGGGCTCGGCGCCTTCGCCAAGATGCAGCAGGAAGGCAGCAAGGCCTTCGAGGCGCTGGTCAAGGACGGCGCAGGCATGCAGAAGAAGACCCAGCAGGCCGCCGAGGAAACGCTGGCCCAGGCCCAGCAGCGCATGGCCGGCTTCGCGAGCGAGTTCGGCACCAAGGCGGCCGGCCAGTGGGGCAAGCTGGAGAACATCTTCGAGGAACGCGTGGCGCGCGCGCTCGAAAAGCTCGGCACCCCCTCGGCCGCCGACATGGCCGCGCTGCAGGCGCGCGTCGAAGCGCTCGAGGCCCAGCTGAAGAAGCAGGCGGCAGCAACAGCAGCCCCGCGCAAGGCTGCGGCCCGCAAGACGGCGGCTCCGGCCGCCAAGAAGACCACCTTGCGCCGCAGCAAGGCCGGCTGA
- a CDS encoding TetR/AcrR family transcriptional regulator produces the protein MAKKAPRRTAQRILEAALDLFNRFGEPNVSTTLVAGELNISPGNLYYHYPAKEELINKLYEGYEAELNELLHASEGVHDVEDAWFFMHSLFELIWRYRFLYRDLNDLLSKNRHLETQLQLVLENKARAIRQLIAGLSRAGHLEIDAHEVGTLAHSMVVVLTYWLSYEYVRNPREALEPAHAQGALMRGGQHTLHLLAPYLGTEQRRHLLTLSNAYGAEDASNATSPVASPVDMAA, from the coding sequence ATGGCAAAGAAGGCGCCACGCCGCACAGCGCAACGCATCCTCGAAGCCGCATTGGACCTGTTCAACCGCTTCGGGGAGCCGAACGTCTCGACCACCCTGGTGGCAGGCGAACTCAACATCAGTCCGGGCAACCTCTACTACCACTACCCGGCCAAGGAAGAGCTGATCAACAAGCTCTACGAAGGCTACGAAGCCGAGCTCAACGAGCTGCTGCACGCGAGCGAAGGCGTGCACGACGTGGAGGACGCGTGGTTCTTCATGCACAGCCTGTTCGAGCTGATCTGGCGTTACCGCTTCCTGTACCGCGACCTCAACGACCTGCTGAGCAAGAACCGCCACCTGGAAACCCAGTTGCAGCTGGTGCTGGAGAACAAGGCCCGCGCCATCCGCCAGCTGATCGCCGGGCTGAGCCGCGCCGGCCACCTGGAGATCGATGCGCACGAGGTCGGCACCCTTGCACACAGCATGGTGGTGGTGCTGACCTACTGGCTGAGCTACGAGTACGTGCGCAACCCGCGCGAGGCGCTGGAGCCGGCGCATGCGCAGGGTGCGCTGATGCGCGGCGGCCAGCACACGCTGCACCTGCTGGCGCCGTACCTCGGCACCGAGCAAAGGCGGCATCTGCTGACATTGAGCAATGCCTACGGCGCGGAAGATGCATCCAACGCGACGTCCCCGGTCGCGTCCCCGGTCGATATGGCGGCCTAG
- a CDS encoding acyl-CoA-binding protein, translated as MSDLNAQFEAAQANSKLLAERPDNPTLLKIYGLFKQATEGDNTAKKPSFSDIVARAKWDAWTAQKGASADEAKQKYIDLIESLRG; from the coding sequence ATGTCCGACCTCAACGCCCAATTCGAAGCCGCCCAGGCCAACTCCAAGCTGCTCGCCGAGCGCCCCGACAACCCGACGCTGCTGAAGATCTACGGCCTGTTCAAGCAGGCCACCGAAGGCGACAACACCGCCAAGAAGCCGAGCTTCAGCGACATCGTCGCGCGCGCCAAATGGGACGCCTGGACTGCGCAGAAAGGCGCGAGCGCCGACGAAGCCAAGCAGAAGTACATCGACCTGATCGAGTCGCTGCGCGGCTGA